The sequence below is a genomic window from Pseudomonadota bacterium.
CCTAAATGCGGTGAAAAAATACCGAGGTTGGGCCGAGATCCCACTCCCTTCTCCCTTCCACGTCGTCGTGATGAGCGCGACGCCGCCCAAAGGGCTAGCCGACGTGTTCCGGGACGAGTCGGGTGAGCCGCACGATCCTGCGCACCCGCTAGGCAAGCGCCAAAAAGCGGCGAAACCCGGGAAGCTCCTCGTTGCCGACAAGGCCAAGGGGGCGAACGCCAACGGCGAAATGGCGAAGGCTTTAGTCAAACAGGCCGAAGGATTGGCCAGTAACCATCCCATCGCCACCGTGGTTTTCTGCAACCGCGTGGATACCGCGCGCCGTGCCCATGGCGTTCTCGCGAAGAAACACGGCGATAACGCGATCCTCCTTACGGGACGGATGCGGCCCATCGACAAGGACGACACGGTCGACGTCCGGCTGGCCCCACTCTCTGCAGACGCATCGGAAGGCCGCGAGCTCAGCGAACCGTTTTTCGTAGTTGCCACCCAAACCCTGGAAGTGGGGGCCAACCTCGACTTCGATGTGCTCGTTACCGAATGCGCGAGTCTCGACGCCTTGCGCCAGCGGTTCGGGCGGCTCAACCGCATGGGTCGGCCCATCAACGCGAGAGCGGCCATTCTGGTGCGGGCGGACCAGGCGGAAGAAAGCGACGATGATCCCGTTTATGGCACTGCGCTCGCCGCAACGTGGAAATGGTTGAAAGAACACGCGGGTGATATGGACCCGTTCGACTTCGGCATCTCAGCCCTCGCATCCCGGCTCGATGGTGCCGATCTTCCATCGCTCAACGCCCCAACCAGCCACGCTCCGGTCATGTTGCCGGCGCATGTGGACGCCTTGGTGCAGACCGCGCCGGAACCCTGGCCTACACCCGAAGTAGCCCTGTTCCTGCACGGCCCGAAAAGCAGTGCCGCGGATGTGCAAGTGTGCTGGCGGGCGGATCTCACCGGCAACGACGAAGAGGCCTGGAAGGAAGCCGTAACGCTCTGCCCTCCCGCCGCACCCGAATGCCTGCCGGTGCCCATAGGGTTGATGCGGCGCTGGCTTGAGGGCGCAGCGGACACCGCGGGTCCCGATGTGGAAGGCGCGACCGAGGTCGAGGAACCGCCGGCCCGTCGAGAAAAGGGTACGGTCGATGAGATCAACCGCCAGGTGATTCGCTGGCGTGGTCGCGAGGAAGTCGAAGTCGTGCGCGACCCAAGAATCATCCGCCCTGGGGACGTCGTGGTGATTCCCGCAAGCCTCCAAGGTTGGGATGTGCTCGCGGCCTTGGGCACGGACAACCCCGTGGCCGACTGGGGCGACCGGGCTTATCTCCAGGCGCGCGGCAAGGCGGTGCTGCGGCTGCATCCAGCGGTCTTGAAACAGTGGCCACAGAGCGGGCCCATTTCGCGTTTGGCGGAGTTGGCCACCAACGCACAGAGCCGCTTGGACGAAGATCCAGACGGCCTGCTGGACGAGCTGCAAGCTGCGCTCGCTGCGGTGACCGAAGCGCCCGAAACGCCGGTCTGGCTCAAGACCATCACCGCAAGCCTCGCGACCGACAGGAGACTCCCCAAAGGCACAAGCCTGCATCCGACCAGCGGCCTGTTATTGCGCGGCAGCCGCCGCATAGATCTCGGCGCGATGGAGGCTGACAGCTTCAGTGACGAGGACGATGTCTCTGCCTCCGGCACCGTACACTCTGTGCTTGAGGAACACCTCTCCGGCGTAGCCGGCTTTGCCGAGCGTTTCGCACGAGGTTGTAGGTTGCCGGAGGAGCTTGTCGGTGTGATCTCGCGGGCGGGGCTCGGTCACGACCTGGGCAAGGCAGACCCCCGTTTCCAGGCCTGGCTCAAGGGTGGCAATCCGTGGGCTCGCGGCGAGCTCCTGGCCAAGTCAGGAGACATGCCGCAAGGGCGAAAAGCGAGCGAAACTGCCCGCGAGCGGGCGGGTTATCCGAAGGCCGGCCGGCACGAACTTCTTTCCACACGGCTCCTGGAGAGCGTACCCGATCTGCTGCCAGAAGAGGGCCCGCTGCGCGACCTCCTGCTTCACCTCGTAGAAAGCCATCACGGTCACTGCCGTCCTTTTGCCCCCGTAGTCGAGGATGAAGCGCCGGTTGACGTGAGCTTGGAATTCCGAGGCCGGAAACTTGCCGCATGTAGCGCCACCCGTCTGGAGCAACTCGATTCCGGCGTGCCCGACCGTTTCTGGCGGCTCACTCGTCGCTACGGCTGGTGGGGATTGACGTGGTTGGAGGCCATCCTGCGGCTCGCCGATCACCGCCGGAGCGAGTGGGAGGAGCTTCATCTGCGGGAGAATAAACATGACTGATATTATTCTAATCGGGTTGAACGGCGGCAATCCGTTGGCTTATCTAGCAGCGTTAGGTGCCTTTCGGACATCTTCCCTGCAATGGCCGAAAGTGCCCATCCGTATGGCTTGGGAACAGGACACGGGAGGCTGGCACCCTCGCTTGAATCTCGGGATCGAAATTAGCGAAGACGAGTGG
It includes:
- the cas3u gene encoding type I-U CRISPR-associated helicase/endonuclease Cas3, whose translation is MSDLNAQGFADFFEALWGKVPFAWQQTLAQRVLENDAAPWPGAIALPTAAGKTACLDIAVYALAAQANRLAAGQMLAAPRRIFFVVDRRVIVDEAFERACKLTKKLRTAEASILRDVADRLRQVAGGEQPLACFQLRGGMYRSDAWAKSPLQPTIIASTVDQLGSRLLFRAYGRSFKAWPIQAGLAGNDSLILLDEAHCAQPLLETLNAVKKYRGWAEIPLPSPFHVVVMSATPPKGLADVFRDESGEPHDPAHPLGKRQKAAKPGKLLVADKAKGANANGEMAKALVKQAEGLASNHPIATVVFCNRVDTARRAHGVLAKKHGDNAILLTGRMRPIDKDDTVDVRLAPLSADASEGRELSEPFFVVATQTLEVGANLDFDVLVTECASLDALRQRFGRLNRMGRPINARAAILVRADQAEESDDDPVYGTALAATWKWLKEHAGDMDPFDFGISALASRLDGADLPSLNAPTSHAPVMLPAHVDALVQTAPEPWPTPEVALFLHGPKSSAADVQVCWRADLTGNDEEAWKEAVTLCPPAAPECLPVPIGLMRRWLEGAADTAGPDVEGATEVEEPPARREKGTVDEINRQVIRWRGREEVEVVRDPRIIRPGDVVVIPASLQGWDVLAALGTDNPVADWGDRAYLQARGKAVLRLHPAVLKQWPQSGPISRLAELATNAQSRLDEDPDGLLDELQAALAAVTEAPETPVWLKTITASLATDRRLPKGTSLHPTSGLLLRGSRRIDLGAMEADSFSDEDDVSASGTVHSVLEEHLSGVAGFAERFARGCRLPEELVGVISRAGLGHDLGKADPRFQAWLKGGNPWARGELLAKSGDMPQGRKASETARERAGYPKAGRHELLSTRLLESVPDLLPEEGPLRDLLLHLVESHHGHCRPFAPVVEDEAPVDVSLEFRGRKLAACSATRLEQLDSGVPDRFWRLTRRYGWWGLTWLEAILRLADHRRSEWEELHLRENKHD